In Streptomyces sp. SLBN-118, the following are encoded in one genomic region:
- the hypF gene encoding carbamoyltransferase HypF: protein MTGERVAQRIEVFGTVQGVGFRPHVHRLATGLELDGWVRNANGHVELTVAGPPSALRDFVHRIRRDAPPLAAVRRIRVTHVSGGPPAPGTGFTVRGSSASAPDAPREIPPDAATCEACLRELFDPADRRYRYPFINCTDCGPRATVIHDLPYDRARTSMRGFPLCPPCAAQYADPADRRFHAEPLACPDCGPVLAWNGLAGEDALRAAADAVAAGGIIAMKGIGGYQLVCDAGNAAAVAELRRRKRRPAKPFAVMVRDLAAVEHLARTTRTERGVLTSASRPVLLLPARAGQLCPDVHPGTDRIGLFLPTTGLHHLLLHDLDRPIVVTSGNRAEEPIAIDDAEARRSLASVADGFLTHDRPIRARYDDSVATVAGRTVLTVRRARGLAPAPLPLPVRASLPLLAAGAQLKHTFTLAEGRHAHLGPHGGDLADAATLDAFATSYTDLRRLTGITPSAIAHDLHPGYLSTQWARSWPVEQRIAVQHHHAHVAACAAEHGVRGPFVGVAYDGLGLGDDGTLWGGEILFADLAGYRRVGRFATASLPGAEAAVRHPTRMALGYLYGAETLGTPRPAPWLTKPFTERLDPSEVRLVRAMIERGINCPRASSAGRLFDAAAGLLGLGDEVSYEGQAAVALEAAAGDIHTDALPWRLVRVEGLWVYDPVATLTALLEELASGVCVPRIAAAFHTAIAEATAALVDRAVAAGAPRTVCLAGGCFQNRRLLTAVRTLLRAQGLRVLVGSAVPVNDGGISYGQAAVAAARLAKAKG from the coding sequence GTGACCGGCGAGCGCGTCGCGCAGCGCATCGAGGTCTTCGGCACAGTCCAAGGCGTGGGCTTCCGCCCGCACGTGCACCGCCTGGCGACCGGCCTGGAGCTGGACGGCTGGGTGCGCAACGCGAACGGCCATGTGGAACTCACCGTCGCCGGACCGCCCTCCGCACTGCGCGACTTCGTCCACCGGATTCGGCGCGATGCGCCCCCGCTGGCGGCTGTACGCCGGATACGGGTGACGCACGTCTCCGGCGGACCCCCGGCTCCCGGAACCGGGTTCACCGTCCGCGGCAGTTCAGCCTCCGCGCCGGACGCGCCCCGCGAGATCCCGCCGGACGCGGCCACCTGTGAGGCATGCCTGCGCGAACTGTTCGATCCTGCCGACCGCCGCTACCGCTATCCGTTCATCAACTGCACCGACTGCGGCCCCCGCGCCACGGTCATCCATGATCTCCCGTACGACCGTGCACGCACCTCCATGCGCGGCTTCCCCCTGTGCCCGCCCTGCGCAGCCCAGTACGCCGATCCCGCCGACCGCCGCTTCCACGCAGAACCCCTGGCGTGCCCCGACTGCGGACCCGTCCTCGCGTGGAACGGACTGGCCGGGGAGGACGCGCTGCGCGCCGCCGCGGACGCCGTGGCAGCGGGAGGGATCATCGCGATGAAGGGAATCGGCGGCTACCAACTGGTGTGCGACGCGGGCAACGCGGCCGCCGTCGCCGAACTCCGCCGCCGCAAGCGGCGCCCCGCGAAGCCGTTCGCGGTGATGGTGCGGGACCTGGCCGCGGTCGAGCACCTGGCCCGGACCACCCGCACGGAGCGTGGGGTGCTGACGTCCGCGTCGCGGCCCGTGCTGCTCCTCCCCGCCCGTGCCGGGCAGCTGTGCCCCGACGTTCACCCCGGAACCGACAGGATCGGGTTGTTCCTGCCCACCACCGGGCTGCATCATCTGCTGCTGCACGATCTGGACCGGCCGATCGTCGTCACCAGCGGCAACCGGGCGGAGGAGCCCATCGCCATCGACGACGCCGAGGCCCGCCGGAGCCTGGCATCGGTCGCCGACGGCTTCCTCACCCACGACCGGCCGATCCGCGCGCGCTACGACGATTCCGTGGCCACCGTCGCGGGCCGCACCGTGCTCACCGTCCGCCGAGCCCGCGGCCTCGCCCCCGCGCCCCTGCCGCTCCCCGTCCGCGCCTCGCTGCCTCTGCTCGCGGCCGGTGCACAGCTCAAACACACCTTCACCCTCGCCGAGGGCAGGCACGCGCACCTCGGCCCGCACGGCGGCGATCTCGCCGACGCGGCGACCCTGGACGCCTTTGCGACCTCGTACACCGATCTCCGACGCCTCACCGGCATCACCCCGAGCGCCATCGCCCACGACCTCCACCCGGGGTACCTCTCCACACAGTGGGCCCGCTCCTGGCCCGTCGAGCAGCGCATCGCCGTCCAGCACCACCACGCCCACGTGGCCGCCTGCGCCGCAGAACACGGCGTGCGTGGGCCCTTCGTCGGCGTGGCCTACGACGGGCTGGGGCTCGGCGACGACGGCACGCTGTGGGGCGGCGAGATTCTGTTCGCGGACCTGGCCGGCTACCGCCGCGTCGGCAGGTTCGCCACCGCATCCCTGCCGGGCGCCGAGGCGGCGGTGCGCCACCCGACCCGGATGGCGCTCGGCTACCTGTATGGTGCAGAGACGCTGGGCACGCCCCGGCCCGCGCCCTGGCTGACGAAGCCGTTCACCGAACGGCTCGACCCGAGCGAGGTGCGGTTGGTCCGGGCGATGATCGAACGCGGGATCAACTGTCCGCGCGCCTCCAGCGCGGGTCGGCTGTTCGATGCGGCCGCCGGTCTGCTGGGGCTCGGCGACGAGGTGTCGTACGAGGGCCAGGCAGCCGTCGCACTGGAAGCCGCGGCCGGTGACATCCACACCGACGCGCTGCCGTGGCGGCTGGTCCGGGTCGAGGGCTTGTGGGTCTACGACCCGGTCGCGACCCTGACCGCACTCCTCGAAGAGCTCGCGTCGGGCGTCTGCGTGCCGCGGATCGCCGCCGCCTTTCACACCGCCATTGCCGAGGCGACCGCCGCACTCGTCGATCGCGCCGTTGCCGCAGGGGCGCCGCGGACCGTATGCCTGGCCGGCGGCTGCTTCCAGAACCGGCGGCTGCTCACCGCCGTACGAACACTGCTGCGCGCCCAGGGTCTGCGCGTACTGGTGGGCAGCGCGGTCCCGGTCAACGACGGCGGCATCAGCTACGGCCAGGCGGCGGTGGCCGCCGCCCGGCTGGCGAAAGCGAAGGGGTGA
- a CDS encoding hydrogenase maturation protease gives MSGSTHSARIAIIGVGNEFRHDDGVAWAVIARLRERAAGRPLPAGTVLSVCDGDPGRLIGLWENADLAVVLDAAHAHPDHPGRVHRLELEATELGRPHTTSSHGLGLGEAVELSRALGRLPGHLVVYAVEGADTSLGTGLSEPVAARVEALVERVEDEIVSHRDTAARGPSDARSGGQP, from the coding sequence ATGTCCGGCTCCACGCACTCCGCCCGTATCGCCATCATCGGGGTCGGCAACGAGTTCCGCCACGACGACGGGGTTGCCTGGGCGGTGATCGCCCGGCTGCGGGAGCGGGCTGCCGGCCGTCCCCTGCCCGCGGGAACAGTCCTGTCGGTGTGCGACGGCGATCCGGGGCGCCTGATCGGGCTGTGGGAGAACGCGGACCTGGCGGTGGTACTGGACGCCGCGCACGCCCATCCGGACCACCCGGGGCGGGTGCACCGACTGGAGCTGGAAGCAACCGAGCTGGGGAGGCCGCACACAACGAGTTCGCACGGGCTGGGCCTCGGTGAGGCCGTCGAGCTGTCGCGGGCGCTCGGGCGACTGCCCGGTCATCTCGTGGTCTACGCCGTCGAAGGGGCGGACACCTCGCTCGGCACGGGACTGTCGGAGCCTGTTGCCGCCAGGGTCGAAGCACTCGTCGAACGAGTGGAGGACGAGATCGTCAGCCACCGGGACACGGCCGCCCGCGGCCCCAGCGACGCACGCAGCGGAGGCCAACCGTGA
- the ppdK gene encoding pyruvate, phosphate dikinase, giving the protein MRQYVYGFGEGSREMADLLGGKGANLAEMTRLGLPVPPGFTVTTQACREYLAAGEEPVELGVQVARALADLERRVGRQLGKSDNPLLLSVRSGSRFSMPGMMETILDIGLSDASVRGLAKATGQERFAWDSYRRLLQMFGRTVLGVAPELFEEALARHRADRGVASDTGLDAHDLASLADDFKTLIREATGEEFPQDPVEQLYQAIRAVFRSWNGERARLYRRREHIPDDLGTAVNIQMMVFGNLGPDSGTGVAFTRDPATGARGVYGDYLTDAQGEDVVAGIRNAVPLQELKHLDPSSYLQLGDHLRTLERHYRDLCDVEFTIERGTLWMLQTRVGKRTAQAALRIAHELVDERLISEDEALARVGGHQLARLMFPRFDEDATGQPLAHGVPASPGAAVGAVVFDSTEAVRRAAAGEKTILVRNETTPDDLPGMVAAEAVLTSRGGKTSHAAVVARGMGKVCVCGAEELAVDTRARQFTAADGTVVAEGTVISVDGTAGTVHLGGLPLTESPVARFLQTGEQEGALTSAVARTLERADAVRRLEVRANADTPEDAARARRFGAQGIGLCRTEHMFLGERRSLVEAMILAEDEAGQRAALDALLPLQRSDFTGILAAMDGLPVTIRLIDPPLHEFLPDRTELAVRVATAPTDHDRRLLAAVSRMHESNPMLGLRGVRLGLVVPGLVQMQVRAIAEAVVERTRAGGDPRAEIMVPLVGTAEELRIVRAAAERVLAEVSDASGIAVRCPVGTMIELPRAALTADRIAEAADFFSFGTNDLTQTVWGLSRDDVEASFFPAYLDQGIFATSPFETLDRDGVGRLIRIAVEEGRAAHPGLKIGVCGEHGGDPDSIHFFHDAGLDYVSCSPFRVPVARLEAGRAAIEGRSA; this is encoded by the coding sequence ATGAGGCAGTACGTGTACGGATTCGGCGAGGGCAGCCGTGAAATGGCGGACCTGCTCGGCGGCAAGGGCGCCAACCTGGCCGAGATGACCCGGCTGGGGCTGCCCGTGCCCCCGGGGTTCACCGTCACCACGCAGGCATGCCGCGAGTACCTGGCCGCCGGCGAGGAACCGGTGGAACTCGGGGTACAGGTCGCCCGGGCACTCGCGGATCTGGAGCGGCGCGTCGGCCGGCAGCTGGGCAAGAGCGACAACCCGCTGTTGCTGTCCGTGCGTTCGGGCAGCAGGTTCTCGATGCCCGGCATGATGGAGACGATCCTCGACATCGGTCTGAGCGACGCATCGGTACGCGGACTCGCCAAGGCCACCGGACAGGAGCGGTTCGCCTGGGACTCCTACCGCCGGCTGCTGCAGATGTTCGGCCGCACGGTGCTGGGTGTCGCCCCGGAGCTGTTCGAGGAGGCCCTGGCCCGGCACAGGGCGGATCGCGGTGTGGCAAGCGATACCGGGCTGGACGCGCACGATCTCGCCTCGCTGGCCGACGACTTCAAGACGCTGATCCGCGAGGCGACCGGTGAGGAGTTCCCACAGGACCCGGTCGAACAGCTCTACCAGGCGATCCGTGCCGTCTTCCGTTCCTGGAACGGGGAGCGCGCCCGCCTCTACCGCAGGCGTGAGCACATTCCCGATGACCTGGGCACGGCCGTCAACATCCAGATGATGGTGTTCGGCAACCTCGGTCCCGATTCCGGCACGGGCGTCGCCTTCACCCGCGACCCGGCCACCGGAGCACGAGGCGTCTACGGCGACTACCTGACCGACGCGCAGGGGGAGGACGTCGTCGCGGGCATCCGCAACGCCGTACCCCTCCAGGAGCTCAAGCACCTCGACCCGTCCTCCTATCTGCAGCTCGGCGACCACCTGCGGACCCTGGAACGCCACTACCGGGACCTGTGCGACGTCGAGTTCACCATCGAGCGCGGCACGCTGTGGATGCTCCAGACCCGGGTCGGAAAGCGCACCGCCCAGGCTGCGCTGCGTATCGCGCACGAACTCGTCGACGAGCGCCTTATCAGCGAGGACGAAGCGCTCGCCCGGGTCGGCGGGCACCAGCTCGCCCGGCTGATGTTCCCCCGCTTCGACGAGGACGCGACCGGCCAGCCGCTGGCACACGGTGTCCCGGCCTCGCCGGGCGCGGCCGTCGGAGCAGTGGTGTTCGACTCCACCGAAGCCGTGCGCCGCGCCGCGGCCGGGGAGAAGACGATTCTCGTACGAAACGAGACCACGCCCGACGACCTGCCGGGGATGGTCGCGGCGGAGGCGGTACTGACCAGCCGGGGTGGCAAGACCAGCCACGCCGCCGTGGTCGCGCGGGGCATGGGCAAGGTCTGCGTGTGCGGGGCCGAGGAACTCGCGGTGGACACCCGGGCACGGCAGTTCACCGCGGCAGACGGGACCGTGGTCGCCGAAGGCACGGTGATCTCCGTGGACGGCACGGCAGGCACGGTCCACCTCGGCGGCCTGCCGCTGACCGAATCACCAGTGGCGCGCTTCCTTCAGACCGGCGAGCAGGAGGGGGCGCTGACGAGCGCTGTGGCCCGAACCCTCGAACGGGCCGATGCCGTACGCCGGCTTGAGGTCCGAGCCAACGCCGACACCCCCGAGGACGCGGCCCGTGCGCGGCGCTTCGGCGCCCAGGGCATCGGGCTGTGCCGAACCGAGCACATGTTCCTGGGCGAGCGCCGAAGCCTCGTCGAGGCGATGATCCTTGCGGAGGACGAGGCCGGGCAGCGCGCGGCGTTGGATGCTCTACTGCCGCTCCAGCGCAGCGACTTCACCGGAATCCTTGCCGCCATGGACGGCCTGCCGGTGACGATCCGCCTCATCGACCCGCCGCTGCACGAGTTCTTGCCGGATCGCACCGAACTCGCCGTGCGTGTGGCCACCGCCCCGACGGACCACGACAGGCGGCTGCTGGCGGCCGTGTCGCGCATGCACGAGAGCAACCCCATGCTCGGGCTGCGCGGCGTGCGCCTCGGGCTCGTTGTCCCAGGCCTGGTGCAGATGCAAGTGCGAGCGATCGCCGAGGCCGTCGTGGAGCGAACGCGGGCAGGTGGCGACCCGCGGGCCGAGATCATGGTCCCGCTGGTCGGTACGGCCGAGGAGCTGCGGATCGTACGGGCCGCCGCGGAGCGTGTCCTCGCCGAGGTGTCGGACGCGTCCGGTATCGCTGTGCGGTGCCCGGTCGGCACGATGATCGAACTGCCCCGCGCCGCGCTGACCGCCGACCGCATTGCCGAGGCCGCCGACTTCTTCTCCTTCGGCACCAACGACCTGACCCAGACCGTCTGGGGCCTGTCCCGGGACGACGTGGAAGCCTCCTTCTTCCCCGCCTACCTCGACCAGGGAATATTTGCCACATCGCCCTTCGAGACGCTCGACAGGGACGGCGTCGGCCGGCTCATCCGTATAGCCGTCGAAGAGGGCCGCGCAGCCCACCCGGGCCTCAAGATCGGTGTATGTGGCGAGCACGGCGGGGACCCGGACTCCATCCACTTCTTCCACGACGCCGGACTCGATTACGTCTCCTGCTCCCCGTTCCGAGTCCCGGTCGCCCGACTCGAAGCGGGACGCGCCGCCATCGAGGGCCGGTCGGCCTGA
- a CDS encoding universal stress protein, which yields MHRHVVAGIDGSPESLAAAHWAAREALRRGLSLRLVHAWQWQPRPPVYVPAGTTQRYWAHRTLSQASDSVRAAHPTLHLTDESVAESPVTALLTAAEQAEMLVLGSRGLSSVPGFLVGSVSQAVVARAVRPVVLVRAGEEAADEQFPAPEGASPDRDSVKTSYRNIVLGLDTSSPCDELIEFAFDVAQHRAAALRVIHTFSAPPPYAVIGQLVPTPGPELLAEHEHAVSAALHPWREKFPEITVTGTVTEGRAASELTRASSGAGLVVVGRRIRTGHLGIHVGPVAHAVLHHVGCPVAVVPHV from the coding sequence ATGCATCGACACGTCGTCGCCGGAATCGACGGATCCCCCGAGAGCCTCGCCGCGGCGCACTGGGCGGCCCGTGAGGCCCTGCGCCGCGGCCTGTCGCTGCGGCTGGTGCACGCCTGGCAGTGGCAGCCGCGTCCGCCCGTCTACGTACCCGCCGGCACGACCCAGCGCTACTGGGCGCACCGGACCCTCAGCCAGGCGAGCGACAGCGTGCGTGCCGCGCACCCCACGCTGCACCTCACCGACGAGTCGGTGGCCGAATCGCCGGTCACCGCCCTGCTCACGGCGGCCGAGCAGGCCGAGATGCTGGTACTCGGGTCCCGGGGACTCAGCAGCGTCCCAGGGTTCCTGGTCGGCTCGGTGTCCCAGGCGGTCGTCGCGCGGGCGGTGCGCCCCGTGGTCCTCGTACGCGCCGGTGAGGAAGCGGCCGACGAACAGTTCCCGGCCCCGGAGGGAGCCTCTCCGGACCGGGACTCGGTCAAGACCTCCTACCGGAACATTGTCCTCGGCCTCGACACCAGTAGCCCGTGCGACGAACTGATCGAGTTCGCCTTCGACGTCGCACAGCACCGTGCTGCCGCGCTGCGCGTGATCCACACCTTCAGCGCCCCGCCGCCGTATGCCGTCATCGGCCAACTCGTCCCGACGCCCGGCCCGGAACTGCTCGCCGAGCACGAACACGCCGTGAGTGCGGCGCTGCACCCGTGGCGGGAGAAGTTCCCCGAGATCACTGTCACCGGGACCGTCACCGAAGGCCGGGCGGCCTCCGAGCTGACGCGCGCCTCGAGCGGGGCGGGCCTCGTCGTCGTCGGGCGCCGGATCCGCACCGGGCACCTGGGCATCCACGTCGGCCCCGTCGCCCATGCGGTGCTGCACCACGTCGGCTGCCCCGTGGCCGTCGTCCCGCACGTCTGA
- a CDS encoding SulP family inorganic anion transporter, which yields MSQRTSTGGARWRLVPGMAVLVGYERSWLRGDLLAGLTVAAYLVPQVMAYAGVAGLPPVAGLWAILPALVLYAVLGSSRLLSVGPESTTALMTATVVGPLAAGDPGRYAVLAAALAVAVGLLCLVAWAVRLGFVADLLSRPVLVGYLAGVALIMIVDQLPTLTGVPTEGSGFFPQLASFVRHLPEIHAATAVFATATLIFLFTLSRYARAVPAPLLALVLGTAVVAAFGLEDHGIAVIGEVPAGLPRPDVPDLGELPHLLLPALGVLLVAYTDVILTGRAFTARDGGQRLDANQELLALGAANFGAGVLHGFPVSSSASRTALAKSAGGRSQAYSLVACGAVLAVLLFLSPLLADTPTTVLGALVVYAAVRMIDLAGFRRLASFRLRELLLALGCLAGVLVLNILYGVLVAVGLSVAELLARVARPHDAVEGLVPGVAGMHDVDDYPQARTIPGLLVYRYDSPLFFANAEDFRRRALASVDEQKGHVSWFVLNTEANVEVDITALDAVESLRSELTRRGIVFALARVKQELRENLDAYGMTESVGHDRIFPTLPTAVAAYRQWIRAQGNNQAE from the coding sequence ATGTCCCAGCGGACCAGTACGGGCGGCGCGAGGTGGCGCCTGGTGCCCGGGATGGCCGTACTCGTGGGATACGAGCGCTCCTGGCTGCGCGGGGACCTGCTGGCCGGCCTGACGGTGGCCGCGTATCTCGTGCCACAGGTCATGGCGTATGCGGGCGTGGCCGGGCTGCCGCCGGTCGCCGGGCTGTGGGCAATCCTTCCCGCACTGGTGCTGTACGCCGTGCTGGGCTCGTCGCGGCTGCTTTCGGTCGGCCCCGAGTCGACGACCGCTCTGATGACCGCCACGGTGGTCGGGCCGCTCGCCGCCGGGGATCCGGGCAGGTATGCCGTGCTGGCGGCCGCGCTCGCCGTCGCGGTCGGGCTGCTGTGCCTGGTGGCGTGGGCGGTACGGCTTGGTTTTGTGGCCGATCTGCTGTCGCGGCCGGTCCTGGTCGGCTATCTGGCCGGCGTGGCGCTCATCATGATCGTGGACCAGCTGCCCACGCTCACCGGCGTACCAACCGAGGGGTCCGGATTCTTCCCCCAGCTCGCCTCCTTCGTGCGGCATCTTCCTGAGATCCACGCGGCGACAGCGGTCTTTGCCACGGCCACGCTGATCTTTCTCTTCACCCTCTCGCGGTATGCCCGTGCCGTGCCCGCCCCGTTGCTGGCCCTGGTCCTCGGAACCGCCGTCGTGGCGGCTTTCGGCCTCGAGGACCACGGCATCGCGGTGATCGGCGAGGTCCCGGCAGGACTCCCGCGGCCCGATGTACCGGACCTGGGCGAGCTGCCGCACCTGCTGCTGCCCGCGCTCGGCGTTCTCCTCGTCGCCTACACCGATGTGATCCTCACGGGGCGGGCCTTCACGGCACGCGACGGCGGCCAACGGCTCGACGCCAACCAGGAGCTGCTGGCCCTGGGCGCGGCGAACTTCGGCGCCGGCGTACTGCACGGCTTCCCGGTGAGCAGCAGTGCCAGCCGTACCGCACTCGCCAAGTCGGCCGGCGGCCGCAGCCAGGCGTACTCGCTCGTCGCGTGCGGGGCCGTGCTGGCGGTGCTGCTCTTCCTCAGCCCGCTGCTGGCGGACACACCCACGACCGTGCTCGGCGCCCTGGTCGTCTATGCCGCCGTCCGCATGATCGACCTGGCCGGGTTCCGGCGGCTGGCCTCCTTCCGCCTCCGGGAACTGCTGCTGGCGCTCGGCTGCCTGGCGGGCGTGCTGGTCCTGAACATCCTGTACGGCGTGCTGGTGGCGGTCGGTCTCTCGGTGGCCGAGCTGCTGGCGCGGGTGGCACGGCCGCACGACGCCGTCGAGGGCCTGGTGCCCGGTGTGGCCGGGATGCACGACGTGGACGACTATCCGCAGGCCCGCACCATCCCCGGGCTGCTCGTCTACCGCTACGACTCGCCGCTGTTCTTCGCCAACGCCGAGGACTTCAGACGCCGCGCCCTGGCCTCTGTGGACGAGCAGAAAGGTCACGTGTCGTGGTTCGTCCTCAACACCGAGGCCAATGTGGAGGTGGACATCACCGCGCTGGACGCGGTCGAATCGCTGCGCAGCGAACTGACCCGTCGCGGCATCGTCTTCGCACTCGCCCGTGTGAAACAGGAGCTGCGCGAAAATCTGGACGCGTACGGGATGACCGAATCGGTCGGCCACGACCGGATCTTCCCCACGCTGCCGACCGCCGTGGCCGCATACCGGCAGTGGATCCGCGCACAGGGAAACAACCAGGCCGAGTGA
- a CDS encoding universal stress protein, which produces MSRSVTVGVDGSNESLAAAEWAAREARLRGLPLRLVYVWEPERYIQAPLLGGETLQHWAERIPRDTAEELRLRHPDMEITSDQVAGRPGTVLADEARGAELLVLGSRGLSSVAGFMVGSVGMATVAHTQRPVVLVRAEHKAEDERAPRPTATRPVVLGLDTEHPDDSVIEFAFDAAARSATALHVVHGWNLPPHFAYGLPADPRMNAQLAAQEADSLAETLRPWRQKFPAVEVVERSRSGKPAHHLVDASHDASLVVVGRRTRRTRRSPLGAHIGPVTHAVLHHATSPVAVVPHD; this is translated from the coding sequence ATGTCCCGCTCCGTAACCGTCGGCGTGGACGGCTCGAACGAGAGCCTGGCCGCCGCCGAATGGGCGGCCCGCGAAGCGCGGCTGCGAGGTCTGCCGCTACGGCTCGTCTACGTCTGGGAACCGGAGCGCTACATTCAGGCTCCGCTCCTGGGCGGCGAGACGCTGCAGCACTGGGCGGAGCGTATCCCCCGCGACACGGCCGAGGAGTTGCGGCTCCGTCATCCCGACATGGAGATCACTTCGGATCAGGTCGCCGGCCGTCCGGGTACCGTCCTTGCCGACGAGGCCCGGGGCGCCGAGCTGCTGGTCCTCGGCTCCCGTGGCCTGAGCAGCGTCGCCGGATTCATGGTCGGGTCTGTTGGGATGGCAACCGTGGCCCACACACAGCGGCCCGTCGTCCTCGTACGGGCAGAGCACAAGGCCGAGGACGAGCGCGCGCCGCGTCCTACTGCGACGCGGCCCGTTGTGCTGGGCCTCGACACCGAGCACCCGGACGACTCGGTGATCGAGTTCGCTTTCGATGCGGCTGCGCGCAGTGCCACGGCCCTGCACGTCGTCCACGGCTGGAACTTGCCGCCCCACTTCGCATACGGGCTTCCTGCCGACCCGAGGATGAACGCCCAACTGGCTGCCCAGGAGGCGGACTCCCTGGCCGAGACGCTGCGCCCCTGGCGGCAGAAGTTCCCGGCCGTCGAGGTGGTCGAACGGTCGAGGTCGGGCAAACCCGCCCACCACCTGGTGGACGCCTCCCATGACGCGTCCCTGGTCGTTGTCGGTCGCCGTACTCGCCGTACTCGCCGTTCGCCGCTCGGCGCCCACATCGGGCCCGTCACCCATGCCGTGCTCCACCACGCAACCTCGCCCGTTGCGGTGGTCCCACACGACTGA
- a CDS encoding universal stress protein: protein MELPLVVGVDGSESSLRAVDWAADEAVLHGVPLRLVNASMWERYEGAALAQELGRPSGRVMAENIVGTAAERARRRDPDLKIQTDILPEDTVSALLSEGRNASALVTGSRGRSGLAEVMLGSVSLAIAARADCPVFVIRGNHDPQSGKHRRIVLGVDEPPGGSAAVRFAFREAERRRAVLHAIRAWRCPAHEAVDHARDAGDAARYHKSQAAEILEAALREAVADHPTLEVHRATAEGPARMVLMNASAAADLLVVGAHRRHGHFGLQLGRVAHTVLHHSMCPVAVVPQRA from the coding sequence ATGGAACTGCCCCTCGTCGTAGGCGTGGACGGCTCCGAGTCCAGCCTGCGGGCCGTGGACTGGGCGGCCGACGAAGCAGTCCTGCACGGTGTACCGCTGCGCCTGGTGAACGCGTCGATGTGGGAGCGGTACGAAGGTGCCGCGCTCGCCCAGGAGCTGGGACGTCCCTCGGGGCGGGTCATGGCCGAGAACATCGTCGGTACCGCCGCGGAACGCGCCCGCCGTCGCGATCCGGACCTCAAGATCCAGACGGACATCCTGCCCGAGGACACGGTGAGCGCCCTGCTGAGCGAGGGACGCAATGCCTCCGCCCTCGTCACCGGCTCGCGCGGCCGCAGCGGACTCGCCGAGGTGATGCTCGGCTCGGTCAGCCTGGCGATCGCTGCCCGCGCCGACTGCCCGGTGTTCGTCATTCGTGGCAACCACGACCCGCAGAGCGGCAAGCACCGGCGGATCGTCCTCGGCGTCGACGAACCCCCGGGGGGCTCGGCCGCTGTGCGTTTCGCGTTCCGCGAGGCGGAGAGGCGCCGGGCCGTCCTGCACGCGATCCGGGCGTGGCGCTGCCCTGCGCATGAGGCGGTCGACCATGCTCGGGACGCGGGTGACGCCGCCCGTTACCACAAGAGCCAGGCCGCGGAGATCCTCGAAGCTGCGCTGCGCGAAGCCGTAGCGGACCACCCTACCTTGGAGGTGCACCGGGCAACGGCGGAGGGTCCCGCCCGTATGGTGCTCATGAACGCCTCGGCCGCCGCAGATCTGCTGGTCGTCGGCGCCCATCGGCGGCACGGGCACTTCGGACTCCAGCTCGGCCGGGTCGCTCACACGGTGCTGCACCACTCCATGTGCCCCGTGGCCGTCGTACCGCAACGGGCGTGA
- a CDS encoding HypC/HybG/HupF family hydrogenase formation chaperone produces MCLGIPGRVLEVHDSGGLRMATVDFGGVRREVCLEYTPEAEAGTYVIVHVGFAITTVDEAEAERTLGVLRAMADAVTGELGEPLPQAPVDRPEAH; encoded by the coding sequence ATGTGTCTGGGCATTCCCGGCCGGGTCCTTGAGGTCCACGACTCCGGCGGACTGCGCATGGCGACCGTCGACTTCGGCGGAGTGCGGCGCGAGGTGTGCCTGGAGTACACCCCTGAGGCCGAGGCCGGAACATACGTCATCGTCCACGTCGGCTTCGCCATCACGACCGTCGACGAGGCGGAGGCCGAGCGGACGCTCGGGGTTCTGCGCGCGATGGCGGACGCCGTCACCGGCGAGCTGGGCGAGCCGCTGCCGCAGGCTCCTGTGGACCGACCGGAAGCGCACTGA
- a CDS encoding DoxX family membrane protein — MAVHEHPHKRPAFHFPSWRRTRTASATTAGTQTRSAYAIAALRLLTGFVFLWAFLDKTFGWGYATPSGKGWIDGGSPTKGFLSSVAAGPMESTFHDWAGAAWTDWLFMLGLLGIGVALLTGTALRLAAVAGTAMMALMWLAEWPPAQHLSDGSPSMSTNPAVEYHVIYAAALVALALTSAGETWGLGRIWARLPFVRRNGWLR; from the coding sequence ATGGCTGTGCACGAGCACCCCCACAAGCGCCCCGCCTTCCACTTTCCCTCGTGGCGCAGGACCAGGACCGCGTCCGCGACGACGGCCGGAACACAGACCCGGTCGGCCTACGCCATCGCGGCCCTGCGGCTCCTGACCGGCTTCGTCTTTCTGTGGGCTTTCCTCGACAAGACCTTCGGCTGGGGGTATGCCACCCCGTCCGGCAAGGGCTGGATCGACGGCGGCTCGCCGACCAAAGGCTTCCTGAGCTCCGTCGCAGCCGGGCCCATGGAGTCCACGTTCCACGACTGGGCAGGGGCCGCCTGGACGGACTGGCTGTTCATGCTCGGCCTGCTCGGTATCGGTGTCGCCCTGCTGACCGGCACCGCTCTGCGCCTGGCGGCAGTCGCCGGCACGGCGATGATGGCGCTGATGTGGCTCGCGGAGTGGCCGCCTGCCCAGCACCTGTCCGACGGCTCGCCGAGCATGTCAACCAACCCCGCCGTGGAGTACCACGTCATCTATGCGGCCGCCCTTGTGGCCCTCGCCCTGACGTCCGCGGGCGAGACCTGGGGACTCGGCCGGATCTGGGCGCGACTGCCGTTCGTACGCCGCAACGGCTGGCTGCGCTGA